AAGCTGTAGAGCGTGAGCCCGAGGCACATCCATTGTTTCACAGTGACCGAGGCTTCCAGTACACGAGCAAACAGTTCTCGGGGAGACTAAAGAGAAACCGAATGAAGCAGAGCATGTCCAGAGTAGCCCATTGCATTGACAATGGGCCTATGGAAGGCTTCTGGGGGATCCTGAAGCGTGAAATGTACTACAGGAAACGCTTCACCTCAAAGATGGATCTGGTGAAGACCATAGAGTCATACATCAGGTATTACAACACAGAGCGGTTCCAACGGAAACTGAATCTGATGACACCTGCCGAATACCATGCAAGCTTCTATACTGCGGCGTAAAAGAACCGCCAGCCGATTACTCGACTGGCGGTACGGGACTTTTTGATTTTTCACTGTCCTATTGACGGGGAGCAGACCAAAATGAGCAGCGCCTTTCTCGTGTTCAGTTCTTAGATAAAACCGGCGTCACGAGCTGTCCGCCGGACGGAAAAACGATCTTTTCTCCGTCCCAGACGACCTGCCCGCGGCGAATCGTCGTTTTCACCGCGCCCTTGCCGCAGAGCCCGACGAACGCGGAGAGTTGGTTCAGGTACAGCAGGTCTTCAGCCCGAATCGTCCAGCTCTCTTCTGGGTCAAGCAGGAACAGGTCCGCGTCGAATCCCGGCAGAATAGCGCCCTTCTGTCCCCAAAGTCGGAAGACCTTGGCCGGGCCTTCCGAAAGCCGAGACGCCACCATGACCTCGTCGTACCCGCGCTGGCGGGCGCCGCTGTAAAACGCCTGAACAAGGCTTTGAATGCCGCTGATGCCGCCCCAAGCGCTGAAGACACCTTTTTCTTCGCTCTTCTCGTCTTCCCGACAGGGCGAATGATCGGACGCGACGCAGGACAGCGTTCCGTCAGCCACGTAACGCCACAGCCGCTCTCTGGCTTCTTTCGTCCGAAGCGGCGGCGCGCATTTAAAGAGCGTCCCTTTTTCCAGCAGGTCGTCTTCGGTGAAGACCAGATAATGGCTGCAAGTCTCGGCGGTGATCCGCACGCCCTCTTTCTGGGATTGGGAGATCATCTCCGCCACGTCGGGGTGGCTCACGTGGCAGATGTGAATCCTCACGCCGGACTCTTTTGACAGCTCGATCAGGCTCGCCACGGCGACCAGCTCAGCCACGACCGGGCGGGAATCCAAGAAGTCCCGGCGTCCCGTCTTTCCGGCCTCGATAGCCAGCTTCTCTCCCCGCTTGATGATGGAATAGTCTTCCGCGTGGAAGCCGATTAGCCCGTCGAACCTTTTGACAATTCCCATGGCCTGACGGATGACGCCCATGTTAAGCGTCTGATAGTCCGGCGAAACGGGACCGACAAAGACCTTGAACGCCGGGGCGCCTTTGGCGTGGAGACCTTCCAAGTCGGCCAGATTGTTTTCCGTTAGTCCGCCCCAAAAGGCGAAGTCAACCGCCGCTTGAGGCCCGACGATGGAATTTTTGCGGTCAAACAGCTCGACCGTCGTCAGCGCCGGTTCGTTCTGCAAGGGCATGTCGACGATCGTCGTTACCCCGCCGGCGGCCGCCGCGCGGGTAGCATGTCCGAACGTCTCCCGCCACGTGAACCCCGGATCGTTCAGGTGAGCGTGCACGTCGATCGCCCCGGGGAAAACGAAACGTCCCGCCGCTTGAATCGACTGCCGCGCGGGAGCGCCGCTTTCCCCGCAGGTGACTGCGGCAATTTTGCCGTCCTGAACGAGAACGTCGCCGGTAAAAACCCCTTCCGGCGTGACGATCTGTCCGCCAGATACTACCAAGTCATACATAGGGAACCTCCCTTTTTAAAGCAACTTGCCAGTCTTACTCTACCTGCCCGCCCAAGTAGGCCTTCTGAACGCGCTCATCGTTTCTCAGCGCCGCCGACACCCCTTCAAGAGCGAGCTTCCCTGTCACCAGCACATACGCCCGGTGCGACACCCGCAGGGCCATTCGGGAGTTTTGCTCCACCAGAATAATGCTCACGCCTTTTGTCTCGTTAATCGCCGTAATCGCCCGGGCGATCTCTTGGACGAACAGCGGCGCGACGCCTAACGACGGCTCGTCGAGAAGCAGAAGTTTCGGGTCGGCCATCAGCCCGCGCCCGATGACGAGCATCTGCTGCTCGCCGCCGCTCATCGTGCCGGCGGCCTGATTGATTCGTTCTTTCAGCCGCGGGAAGTGGTGAAATACCTGCTCGATCGACTCGTCGATCTTCGCTTTGTCGCGGCGCAGGAACGCGCCTATCATCAGGTTCTCCTTCACCGTCATCAGAGGAAAAACGTGACGGCCCTCGGGAACCATGGTGATGCCGCGCTTCACAATCTCTTCCGCCGAAAGGCCGTCGATCCGCTCGCCTTCAAAGCGAATCTCGCCCCCGTTCAGCTTGATTAAGCCGGTAATCGCCCGAAGAACCGAGCTTTTCCCGGCGCCGTTCGCGCCGATCAGCGTCACAATCTCGCCGCCGTCAACGTTCATTGAAATGCCATGAACGGCTTTGACGCAGTCGTAATCGATGTACATATCAGAACACTGCAGCAGCATCAGCCGTTCACCTCCTCGTCTTCCCGGCCGAGGTACGCTTCGATGACCTGCTCGTCCTTCTGTATTTCTTCCGGCGTCCCTTCCGCGATCTTGTGGCCGAAGTTGAGCACAATAATTCGGTCGCTGATGGACATGACGGCCGCCATATCATGCTCGACCAGCAGAACCGTCACGCCTCGGGAGCGAATCCCCTGCACCCGCTTCATGCCTTCCAGCGTCTCTTCCGAGTTCATCCCAGCGAACGGCTCGTCGAGGAGCAGGATCGTCGGCCTAGCGGCAAGACCAATGGCCATGCCCAAGGCCCGCAGGTGACCATGCGGAAGCGCCGACGCCTCCTGATCCTTCACCTCTCCAAGCCCAATATAGTCGAGAATTTCCCTAGCGCTCTCGGCGAACTTCTCCTCATCGGCCCGAGCCGTCGAAGTGCCGAAGAAAAAGCCCGGCAGGCCGGCGCGGCTTTGCAGGTGGTGCGCCACAATCACGTTTTCCAGAGCGGTCATGTGACGGAAGATCGTCGTCTCCTGAAAGGTCCGAATAATCCCCTTTCGGGCGACCAAGTGCGGCGCCAGCGATGTGATTTCCTCGCCGCGGAAGAGAATATGGCCCGACGTCGCCTTGAGGAACGACGAAAGCAGCTTGAACAGCGTGCTCTTGCCCGCGCCGTTGGGGCCGATGATGCTCAGGATTTCCCCCTCGCGCACGTCAAAAGACACGTCGCTGACCGCGGCCAGACCGCCAAAGCGTTTTGTCAGGTTTCGCACTTCCATCAGCGGCGCCGTCATGACCTAACCTCCTGATCGCTCGTCTCCTTCGCGTCCGGCCTCTCGTCCACGGGCACGACGCAGACCAACTTTTTGCGGAACCACGGAAGCCGCAGGCTCAGCAGTCCGTTCGGCAGCCACAGCATCATGCCGATCATGATCAACGAATAAATCAGCGGCTGATACTGATTCAGCCCCTGCAGCGCCTCAAAGCTCAAGAAGAGGACGAACGTTCCGGCTAGAGCGCCCCACACGCTTCCCAGGCCGCCCAAGAAACAGTACAGCAGGAAATAGGTGGAGTCCTGAACCGTGAACGTCGCCGGGTAGACGCACTGCTGAAGCGTCACGAAGAACGAGCCGCCGAGGCCGGCGAACACGGCGCATATTCCGAACGCGATCACGCGAAGCCGCGGAACGTCAACGCCGAACGACGACGCCAGCTCTTCGTTCTCCTGCAGCGACCTAAGCAGCCAGCCCAACCGGCTGTGAACCACCCGGTACAGCACGGCAAAGCAGAACAGCAGCAGCACCGCGCCTAGGTAGTAATAGGCCAAGTGCTTGTCGACCGACGCAAAATCGGGAATCAGTGTCAAGTCGCCCAGCTTCACGGCGCCAGGCATGGGGATATTCAGAATCCCCTTGGCG
This is a stretch of genomic DNA from Jonquetella anthropi DSM 22815. It encodes these proteins:
- the allB gene encoding allantoinase AllB, whose product is MYDLVVSGGQIVTPEGVFTGDVLVQDGKIAAVTCGESGAPARQSIQAAGRFVFPGAIDVHAHLNDPGFTWRETFGHATRAAAAGGVTTIVDMPLQNEPALTTVELFDRKNSIVGPQAAVDFAFWGGLTENNLADLEGLHAKGAPAFKVFVGPVSPDYQTLNMGVIRQAMGIVKRFDGLIGFHAEDYSIIKRGEKLAIEAGKTGRRDFLDSRPVVAELVAVASLIELSKESGVRIHICHVSHPDVAEMISQSQKEGVRITAETCSHYLVFTEDDLLEKGTLFKCAPPLRTKEARERLWRYVADGTLSCVASDHSPCREDEKSEEKGVFSAWGGISGIQSLVQAFYSGARQRGYDEVMVASRLSEGPAKVFRLWGQKGAILPGFDADLFLLDPEESWTIRAEDLLYLNQLSAFVGLCGKGAVKTTIRRGQVVWDGEKIVFPSGGQLVTPVLSKN
- a CDS encoding ABC transporter ATP-binding protein; translation: MLLQCSDMYIDYDCVKAVHGISMNVDGGEIVTLIGANGAGKSSVLRAITGLIKLNGGEIRFEGERIDGLSAEEIVKRGITMVPEGRHVFPLMTVKENLMIGAFLRRDKAKIDESIEQVFHHFPRLKERINQAAGTMSGGEQQMLVIGRGLMADPKLLLLDEPSLGVAPLFVQEIARAITAINETKGVSIILVEQNSRMALRVSHRAYVLVTGKLALEGVSAALRNDERVQKAYLGGQVE
- a CDS encoding ABC transporter ATP-binding protein, whose amino-acid sequence is MTAPLMEVRNLTKRFGGLAAVSDVSFDVREGEILSIIGPNGAGKSTLFKLLSSFLKATSGHILFRGEEITSLAPHLVARKGIIRTFQETTIFRHMTALENVIVAHHLQSRAGLPGFFFGTSTARADEEKFAESAREILDYIGLGEVKDQEASALPHGHLRALGMAIGLAARPTILLLDEPFAGMNSEETLEGMKRVQGIRSRGVTVLLVEHDMAAVMSISDRIIVLNFGHKIAEGTPEEIQKDEQVIEAYLGREDEEVNG
- a CDS encoding branched-chain amino acid ABC transporter permease, encoding MNKQRSTGKFAALLLILAVYLVVIPLVFRGHPYFLGVLTQASVLSVISAGVWLMFYIGRINIGQGAFALIGGYTAAILMKKIGLSFWLASLGAVAVTVAAAVIVGLPLLRLKGVYFSMITLCLTETARLAAQSFPSLTNGAKGILNIPMPGAVKLGDLTLIPDFASVDKHLAYYYLGAVLLLFCFAVLYRVVHSRLGWLLRSLQENEELASSFGVDVPRLRVIAFGICAVFAGLGGSFFVTLQQCVYPATFTVQDSTYFLLYCFLGGLGSVWGALAGTFVLFLSFEALQGLNQYQPLIYSLIMIGMMLWLPNGLLSLRLPWFRKKLVCVVPVDERPDAKETSDQEVRS